From Saccharibacillus brassicae:
CGGGTACGTAAGGATCGTGGATGCGCAGCAGATAACTGCGGCCTCCCGCATCCTGCACGCGATAAGTGCGATTTTCGTTATGTCTCAAAAAAGTCGGCTGCGGCCGGTCGAGGTCATAGGCCGCCAGCAGCTGCGATAGCTGTTCGTTCGTCGTGAGGGTCATGGGAAGTCTCCTTTCGTCGGTCTCTACCCGGTATTACCCATGCCGCCCCGACGGTGACGAATCTCGTTCGATTGGGTAAAATGGCTGTATTGAACGAAGCTGTATCGAATTAAACGGGAGGCCGGTAACGATGACCGCAAGACCGCTGATCGGCATGATGCTCGGTTGGAAAGTCAGGCAGGACCTGATGCGAGCATGTTCGCTGGCCGCTTCGCATTACGGAGCGGACTTTTATTATTTTCATACCCGGGACATCAAGGAAGACACCATTGTCGGCATGCAGCTCGAAGACAACAAATGGGTCGAGCGGGAATTCCGCTATCCCGACGTCATTTACGACAACGTGCGCCGCAGAGGCAAATCGCTGTTCAAGGAAGCGTACCGCAAGCTGGAACGCGTGCCGATGGGACATACGCTGGAAGGACGCTCGATGGGCAAGACCAAAGTGTACAATCTGCTCCGGGGCGACGAAGACCTGAAGCGCCACCTTATTCCGTTCATGACGATGCGAGACGCGGAGAAGACGCTCGGCTTTATCGACAAGCACCAGCAGGTCGTGCTGAAGCCGGACGGCGGCGCGATGGGCGCAAATATTTTCACGGCCGAATCGGGCGAAGACGGCATCGAGCTGTTCGATCAACGGTACGTGCACAACTTGAACCGGGAAGAGACGCTCAAGACGCTCGACCTGCTCATTGCCAAAAAATACTGCGCACAAAAAATGATCCGCAGCGTTACGCCGCACGGCTATCCTTTTCATATTCGCGTCCATGCGTCCAAAAACGGGCAGAACCAATGGGTGATCGCCTACAAATCGGTCACGCTCTCGCTGATGCCGCACGTCAAAATTACCAACAGCGATTTGACGTACCGGGGGACGAGCACCTGGCCGGACTTCCTGCTGCACCAGTTCGGCGAAGCGGAAGGCGGCCCGATGGACGACAGCCTGGGCGAATACGGCATCCGCACGGCGCAGTATCTGGAAGAGCGGATCGGCGCAGGTTTTCACGAACTCGGGCTGGATCTGGGCGTGGACGCCGAAGGCAAGTTCTGGCTGTTCGAAGCCGGTCTCGGCCTGCCCCGATCGCCGTATTACCAAATGCAGGGTTCGCTTCCGGCGATGGCGTACACGCTGTACGTGCTCGCGCGGCATCGCGGCGAGCTTGGGAATTCCGGCGAGCCGGAAACCTGAACGCCGCGGCGGAGTAAGACGGAAGGAACCTGGTTGCGGGGAGACCGGCTTCGACCGGAAGCGGCGATTATGCCGGTTCATCCGCACGCAAAAAGGCCGCTCCGGAGAGCGGCCTTTTGGTTAGGCGATTTAACTCTTTCGGCCCAGGCTTATTTGCCTACCGAAGCCAGAAACTTTTCCAGCGGACCCAGATCCGTAATCCCTTTGTTGCAGGCCAGATCGTCCATGCAGACGTATTGGCCGAGCGAAGAGAGGTTGTCCGGCGAACTGCCTTTGAGCTTCACGTTGAAAAATCCGAGTTCCTGATGCCGGTTGCAGAACATGCAGAAGCCTTTTTTGTTCGTTGACGTCATCCGTCCTTCGACCCCGACGAAGCCGCCCGCGCGCGGATAGACGATAAACAGCCGGTTGGTGGCGATATCGATCCATCTCAGGTACGTCGTATGCGGATAATCCACCGCCGCGAGTTCCAGCACTTTCAGCTTTTTCGCTTTGGGAAACAGCTTCTGGATCTGTTGGGACGTCGCTTCGGGAAACGGCAGCAGATACGGTTCGAGCGAATCGAGATAGTCCTGCAGATCGTGCGCCGCTTCGAAAGCGGACATCCGCTCCAACAGCTCTTTTTGCCCGGCATCCAGATGATCGAACGCTTCGAACACGTTCAGGACGGCGGTATGGCGAACCGATTCCAGCACTTTGCGATCCGCGACGCTGCGCAGCGTCTTGAGCAGGAAATTGGCTTGTTTATGAATCACGTTCAGTTGATGGTTGCGAATGAATGGCGTTACGTTTTGCATAGCTTTCAGCCCCTTATTTGTTGGTAGTCAAGCGATAAGGTGCAAAGCCTGCGGGTAAGCCGTTACGTAAAGTCAGGGCGATCGATACTGATTCTTGCTGCCTTGCCCTACACAAAGTCCGCCCCTATTCAGGCTTCGCGCAAGGCTTTTCTAGCGAACGAGCAATCCGGTACGCTCCACATTGCCACGGTCCAACCCCCAGTACGAATAGTATAGGCAAATTATAACAGGGCGGCGAAGCGGAGACAATCCCGCCCTGCGCGGGTCGGCTCAGCGCCTAAACGTAATATAGTCCACGTTAACGGGATTGTGCCCGTCTTCGCGCAGCCGCGCGTTGATCTGCCCCCGGTGGTACTGGCCGTGAAGCGCCACGTGCGTCAGAATGTCTCCGACGGTATTCGTGAACGTCGTCCCCCGGCTGTTGGCGTAAGCGACGACGCGGGCCGGATCGGATGCGGCCGGATCGTCCAGCAGAGCGGCGAAGTCCCGCGCGTTGCGCTCCATCAGTTCGGCGCAGTACGAAATTTCGACATCGGACCAGATCGCGAGCCGCGAACTGTCCGTTCCTTCGAGCCGCGCCAGCCACACGCGTTCGGCGTGCAGCAGATGCGAGAACAGGATCAGCGGTTTGCCGCCGACTTCCTGCTGCCGCAGCGCATCCAGCATCGTTTGGTTCGCCCAATCGAGATGCCGGAACAAATCCCGGATGATCGACATGGTTGTAGCCTCCTCGGAGTGGCAGGATTGGAATTCAAGCATACGATGGCAAAAAAGGCGGCCCGCCTTCCTGCGCGGACCGCCTTTTCGGTATTCGCTTTTATGCCGAAAAATCCTTCACCCTGTTTGTGCCGGGTTCAAAAGAGCGGCCCGTCAGCGCGGATCGACCTTCACCTCGCCGCCGCTGCCCGAAGGTACGGCGGAGTAGCTGCCCGACGCCGCTTCGATGTCCGCATAAGCCCAATGCGAAGTCGGTACGTCGGACCAGGTCGGACGTTCCACGCCTTCAAGCGGCGGACGGCCGAACAGTTTGTTCAGGGCGACGACCGCTTCGGCTCTCGTCAGCGCCCGGTTCGGTTTGAACGTGCCGTCGGGATACCCGGTCATGAACCCGGCTTCCATGACGGCGGAGATGTTCGACCGCGCCCAATGGCCCGCAAGATCCGAAGCCGCCGGTCCGGCTTGAGCCGGAGCCAGCGCTTTCCATTTCGCGATCAGCGCGGCCAGTTCGCCCCGCGTGATCGCGTCGCCCGGACGGAACTTGCCGCTGCCGTCTCCGGTCATGATGCCGGCTTCCTGGAGATGGGCGATATAGGCGTTCGCCCAATACGACGCGGCAACGTCCGTATAGCCTTGTCCCTTGCCGGAAGGAACGCCGATATTCCGGGAGATCACCGCGGCGATCTCGGCCCGGGTCATCGTCCGTTCCGGACGGAACGTGCCGTCCGTATAGCCGAACACATAACGTTCGCGCTGGATCGACGGTCCGGCGGCCACGATCGTGAACGTGCTGAACTTGTCGACTTCGATCTCGATCGCGACCGGAATGCCGCGTGCGTCGTATTTCACTTCGCCCCGCTGCAGCTCGGTGTCGCCGTCGCTATGCTCGACGTATACGGCCAGCCGCGCGGCCAACGCCCGAAGCGCGGCCGGATCGGCAGGCAGCGTGACGTCGGTCAGCGGAAGCTCGACGCTTGTCGGACGGCCGGTATAATTCGTCTCGATCGTCATCGGACGGCCGAGCACCTGAACGACCGTGCCGGCAGCCGCGCTGCGCACTTCGTCCGCGTTCAATACGCGCTGCTCCAACCGGGCCCGCTGCTCCGGCTGCTTGATCGGCACGATGCGGAAGTACAAGTCTTGGCCGTCGCTTTGCAGCGCGTCCAGCGCCGCCGAAGACAGCGTCAGCTTGACGTCTCCGGTCTGGATTTCCAACCGGATATCGCCGGCCGCAAGCGGACTCAGAGCCGCCATCGGAATATTGACGGCCACTTCGTCGGCCGGATTGCCCGGAATATCGTCAATGACGATGCGGGCGAAATCCTGCCCGCCCGCGGCCGCTTTGGCTGCCGCTTCCGTGGCTTGGGCCGCGTTCAGTCTGACTGTATCAAGCTGAAGTCCGCCCACTGACGTGCGGGTAATCTCTACCCGGACCGCCGCTTCCTGGCCTTCCTGCACCACGACGTCCACCTGCCGCGTCCCGCTCTGGGCCGGCGGCGGCGAATCGATGACCGGCTCCTGCACGGTCGGCGGATTCGGCGTCTCGCCTGCCGCAGGCTGCGGCGTTACCGTCACGGCGAAGACTTGTTCGAAGCTTTCTTCGTTTGCGTCGGTCACCCGAATGCGTACGGAGTACGCTTTGCGCTTCGAATGATCCAGGCGCTCCGCCGTGCGCAATTCGTCGCCCGCTGCCGCGAAGACCGCATTGTCTGCGCCGCCTTCGCCTTCGACCAGCGCATAGCGGAACGTATCCGCCGGGTCCGGATCGGCTGCGGACAGCCGGCCGACGACCGTGCCGACCGGCAGATTCTCCCGCACTTCGGCGGCGGACAACCGGATCGCCGTCGGCGCGTCGTTGACGGAAGCGACGACGAGCGTCGTCGCCTCGTCGCGAGTCGAAGCGCCCTCGGCGTCCGTCACTTCAAGCGTCAGGCCGACCGTACCGGTCAGGCCCGGAGCCGCCTTGTTCTCCGCGGGCGCAAAGACCAGCTTGCGCAGAGCCGCCGTCACGTCCGCCGGCGCGGCGCGATCCGAGACGTAACGTCCGGTGCCGGTGCCTGCTTCTTCGAAGCCGGCCGCAGCCAGACTCTCGGCCGTGAACGCGCCTTGAGCCGTGTCCGTGACGGTGACGATCGCCGTCACTTCGTCATTCTCGATGTCGGATACAGTCACGTTCGAGAACGGATTCAGCGTCGTTTTGTCGGTCACCGGCTGATTCGCCGCCGTACCCGCGATCGCCGGACCATCGTTGGCATTGAGCACGTTAATCGTGAAGACTTGTTCGTACGTCAAGCCGCCGCGATCCGTCACCCGAATTCGTACGCTGTAGCTGGTTTTTTTCTCGAAATCGAACGATTCGGCGGTTCGCAGCGTGCCGCCTTCGATCTCGAAGCTTGCGTTATCGCCGTCTCCGCTGCCGCTTGCCAGCGTATACGCGAACGTATCGCCCGCATCCGGATCAACGGCCGTCAGCGTACCTACGGTCGTGCCGGCCGGTCTGTTCTCTTCGACGTCGCGGCTGCCGAGCGCAAGTTCCGTCGGAGCGTCGTTGGCGTCGGTCACCCGGATCGCGAACGACTTTTCGAACATCGCTCCGGCCGCGTCCTTGACCTGAATACGTACGCTGTAAGCGGACTTGGTCTCGTAATCGAACGCTTCCGCGGTGCGAAGTTCGTCTCCGACGATCGCAAACCGCGCATTGTCGGTATCGCCGACTCCGCCTGCAAGCGTATAGGCAAACGTATCGCCGAGATCGGCATCCACAGCCGACAGCTTGCCGACGACCGTGCCGATCGGCGCGTTCTCGGCGACAATATCGCTGCCGAGCGCGGCATCCGTCGGCGCATCGTTAACCGCAGACACTTTGAGCGTCGCGCCCTGGTTCTGCGTGCGTCCGCCTGCCGAATCTTCCGCGACGAGGTCGAACGTCACCGTTTCGGTCTGTCCCAGCGCGACGCGGTTGGCCGCAGGCACGAAGGACAGAGCCCGCAGCGCCGACGTGACGGCTGCCGGCGTTCCGCTGCGCGTATAGACGCCGCCCGCGCTTTCCGAGAAGCCGCCGACGGACAGACTGGCTGGCGTGAAGCGCCCTTTCGCGGCGGAATCCGCCGTCACCGTGATCGTCACGGAGACGCTATCCGGATCG
This genomic window contains:
- a CDS encoding FusB/FusC family EF-G-binding protein, translating into MQNVTPFIRNHQLNVIHKQANFLLKTLRSVADRKVLESVRHTAVLNVFEAFDHLDAGQKELLERMSAFEAAHDLQDYLDSLEPYLLPFPEATSQQIQKLFPKAKKLKVLELAAVDYPHTTYLRWIDIATNRLFIVYPRAGGFVGVEGRMTSTNKKGFCMFCNRHQELGFFNVKLKGSSPDNLSSLGQYVCMDDLACNKGITDLGPLEKFLASVGK
- a CDS encoding DinB family protein, whose amino-acid sequence is MSIIRDLFRHLDWANQTMLDALRQQEVGGKPLILFSHLLHAERVWLARLEGTDSSRLAIWSDVEISYCAELMERNARDFAALLDDPAASDPARVVAYANSRGTTFTNTVGDILTHVALHGQYHRGQINARLREDGHNPVNVDYITFRR
- a CDS encoding cadherin domain-containing protein; the encoded protein is MDISPYKRSLASFTAVLMLLSVFFGYAPVTHAAVLPANGKQTFAGYTPATGTTLENQFFRATASPANALLIADSTGLFFDSADASISAPGRTYYYQIAVNGDLGSFILDTAEVGEYMGTDGNYTDIKIVGYSGGVEAFTVGPRALTIDGNATSVVPFDFAPAAGKKIDAFRVYYTLGDPSEAWNFNVFNFTISQATARNTAPVAAAGTLNVTEDNVQSGTLAGSDPESDPLTYSIVGQGTKGTAAITNVNTGAYTYTPNANATGADSFTFKVNDGVLDSPPATINVTIAAVNDAPTNLVLSSSSVAENAAIPTSVGTLTAVDPDAGDTFTYALASGSGDTDNASFTVSNGTLQTAASFDYETKASYSVRIGVTDSGGSSYEKVFALTVTNVNEAPTDLVLDDNNVAENEPLGTVVGTLSSIDPDAGDTFTRSLVSGSGDTDNDAFTISGSELRTNAVFDAEAKSAYAIRVRTTDSGGLSYEKAFTINVTDVNDAPVIGGAAANQAVNDNGSVTSFSGVTISDNDSANVTVTVAPDVAAKGSFTAASLTASGFAADGSGGYVRSGSPAQVTAAIRLLAFKPAENRVAPGQTETTTFAIGVNDGAGGLANNGLTTVVALSLNDAPTDMALSRQTVAEQQPSGTAVGTLSAVDPDTGETFAYSLVSGPGSADNGSFTIVGSELRTSAAFDYEAKALYSVRVRVVDNAGSAFEKTFEIGVTDVNDAPTNLTLSGTAVAENEPVGTVVGSLSAVDPDTGDDFVYTLASGSGDTDNAAFAIVGSELRTAAAFDFETKSSYSVRVRVTDRGGLTYEKAFAIQVSDTNDSPSILGTAADQPVNDNAAIAPFAAVEIVDPDSVSVTITVTADSAAKGRFTPASLSVGGFSESAGGVYTRSGTPAAVTSALRALSFVPAANRVALGQTETVTFDLVAEDSAGGRTQNQGATLKVSAVNDAPTDAALGSDIVAENAPIGTVVGKLSAVDADLGDTFAYTLAGGVGDTDNARFAIVGDELRTAEAFDYETKSAYSVRIQVKDAAGAMFEKSFAIRVTDANDAPTELALGSRDVEENRPAGTTVGTLTAVDPDAGDTFAYTLASGSGDGDNASFEIEGGTLRTAESFDFEKKTSYSVRIRVTDRGGLTYEQVFTINVLNANDGPAIAGTAANQPVTDKTTLNPFSNVTVSDIENDEVTAIVTVTDTAQGAFTAESLAAAGFEEAGTGTGRYVSDRAAPADVTAALRKLVFAPAENKAAPGLTGTVGLTLEVTDAEGASTRDEATTLVVASVNDAPTAIRLSAAEVRENLPVGTVVGRLSAADPDPADTFRYALVEGEGGADNAVFAAAGDELRTAERLDHSKRKAYSVRIRVTDANEESFEQVFAVTVTPQPAAGETPNPPTVQEPVIDSPPPAQSGTRQVDVVVQEGQEAAVRVEITRTSVGGLQLDTVRLNAAQATEAAAKAAAGGQDFARIVIDDIPGNPADEVAVNIPMAALSPLAAGDIRLEIQTGDVKLTLSSAALDALQSDGQDLYFRIVPIKQPEQRARLEQRVLNADEVRSAAAGTVVQVLGRPMTIETNYTGRPTSVELPLTDVTLPADPAALRALAARLAVYVEHSDGDTELQRGEVKYDARGIPVAIEIEVDKFSTFTIVAAGPSIQRERYVFGYTDGTFRPERTMTRAEIAAVISRNIGVPSGKGQGYTDVAASYWANAYIAHLQEAGIMTGDGSGKFRPGDAITRGELAALIAKWKALAPAQAGPAASDLAGHWARSNISAVMEAGFMTGYPDGTFKPNRALTRAEAVVALNKLFGRPPLEGVERPTWSDVPTSHWAYADIEAASGSYSAVPSGSGGEVKVDPR
- a CDS encoding YheC/YheD family protein, producing MTARPLIGMMLGWKVRQDLMRACSLAASHYGADFYYFHTRDIKEDTIVGMQLEDNKWVEREFRYPDVIYDNVRRRGKSLFKEAYRKLERVPMGHTLEGRSMGKTKVYNLLRGDEDLKRHLIPFMTMRDAEKTLGFIDKHQQVVLKPDGGAMGANIFTAESGEDGIELFDQRYVHNLNREETLKTLDLLIAKKYCAQKMIRSVTPHGYPFHIRVHASKNGQNQWVIAYKSVTLSLMPHVKITNSDLTYRGTSTWPDFLLHQFGEAEGGPMDDSLGEYGIRTAQYLEERIGAGFHELGLDLGVDAEGKFWLFEAGLGLPRSPYYQMQGSLPAMAYTLYVLARHRGELGNSGEPET